Part of the Brevibacillus brevis genome is shown below.
CGAGCTCAACTTCGTCGTTCCGCTTGGAAACAAAGTCCGCGAGCAATCCGCCGACATTTTGACGCAAAACCTGCAAGCAATCGGCTTGAAAGTGAAAGTGACGACCTACGACTTCCCGACCGTCATGCAAAAAGCGAAAGCGGGCGAATTCGAGCTGCTGCTGATGGGCCTTACCTTTACGCTGGATCCGGAAGTGTCTTCGCTGTACAGCTCGATCGGCACCTTCAACTTTATGAAGTACAAGAATCCGAAGGTGGATGAGCTGCTGCTGAAGGGCAAAGCGGAGCCGAATTCGGACAAGCGCAAAGAGATTTACAACGAGCTGCAAAAAATTTGGAATCAGGATGTCCCGTTGATCACTCTTTACTCCGATAACGAATTCTCGGCGATTTCCAAACAGGTGGCAAACGGGGAGCCCAAAGTGTTCGGTTTCCATAACCACCTCGAAAAATGGTCGGTAGGAGGGGCGCAGTAATGGAAAAAGAACAGCTGTTGAGCCGTGTAAAGGAAATGGTGCCGGGTGCCGTTGAGACGTTGAAGCAGTATGTCAGCCTTCCTACCGTTTCTGCGCAGCACAAGGCCATTTTGGAGACCGTCGACTTCGTGGTGAACATGATCCGCGAGGCAGGCGGCGAAGTTCGCGTCCTCGACGATCTGGGCGGGAATCCCGTCGTATACGCCTTCTTTGCGGCTGGCGAGGAAGGGGACGCCACGAAAACGTTGCTGTTCTACAACCATTACGACGTGCAGCCGCCCGAGCCGTTTGACGAATGGCTTTCCGATCCGTTTCAGCCAGTGATCGCGGACGGCAAGCTGTTCGCGAGAGGAGTCGCCGACAACAAGGGGGATCTGGTCGCGAGGCTGACCGCCATTCAGTTGCTGAAAAGCGAGCTGGGCGGCCTGCCGTGCAACATCAAGTTTCTCATTGAGGGCGAAGAGGAGATCGGCAGTCCGAATCTGGAGCCGTACCTTCGTGAGTACAAGGATCTGTTTGCGGCGGATGCGTGCATCTGGGAGTTCGGCGGAAAGGATGAAGCGGAACGGATCAGCATGGTGGCCGGGATCAAGGGGATGGCTTATCTCGAATTGACCTGCGTCGGTGCCAATATCGACATGCATTCCTCCGTCGGTGCCTACGTGGACAATGCGGCCTGGAGGCTGGTACAAGCCTTGGCTACCATGAAAAACAAGGATCATGAAATTTTGGTCAAGGGCTTTTTTGACGGTATCGAAGAGCCGACCGACGGGGAGAAGCAAGTCGTGGCACAGCTGCCGTTCAATGAAGAGGCAGTACGTTCCTTGTACGGGCTGACTCGTCCGCTCATCACGGCGGCAAGAGGGACGGATCCCCGGGAGGCCATGGTGTTTCATCCGACCATGACGATTTGCGGTCTGGAGAGCGGATACACAGGGGAAGGGGCCAAAACGGTTCTGCCAAAGAGCGCAAAGGCGAAAGTCGATTGCCGCCTGGTGCCGGGACAGGATCCTGAGCACATTCTCTCGTGCATCCAGCAGCATTTGTTGGCCCATGGCTTCGACGATGTACAGGCGACGATGATCAACGGACAAAAAGCGTATCGTTCGGATTACCATCACCCGTTTGTGGCTCATGTGCTCGAGACGGCGCGCGTCGTGTACGAGAAAGAGCCGGTGCTCGCGCCGAATTCGGCCGGGACGGGTCCTATGTACGCGTTTGGCGAGCACCTGAGGCTCCCCATCGTCAGCACCGGGGTAGGCTGGGTAGGCTCGAAGGCCCATGCGCCAAATGAATCAATCCGGCTGCAGGACTTCGAGCAAGGAATCGCCCACCTGGTCTTGCTGCTCTCCGGCTTTTCCGCAGCGCTGACTGTGCAAGACAAAGTGCAGGCATAAGGATGGAGAAGGGGGAATGAAAATGCTGCCAGACTTGCTCTCGAAGCTGGAGGACATGTATCCGGAGCTGGTGAAAATTCGCCGCGATCTCCACATGTATCCCGAGCTGTCTCATCAGGAAGTAGATACTCCGCGAAAAGCTGCCGATTACCTGCGCGCGCTCGGCCTGGAAGTCCGTACGGAGGTAGGGGGACGCGGCGTGGTCGGGATTCTGCGCGGCGGAAAGCCGGGGAAGACGATCGCCTTGCGAGCTGATTTCGATGCGCTCCCGATCCGGGACGAAAAAGAAGTCGAGTACAAATCCAGAATTCCCGGCGTCATGCACGCCTGCGGACACGATATTCACACGGCTGCCCTGCTCGGTGTCGCCCGTGTGCTGAGCAACGTACGCGAGGAGCTTGCAGGCAACGTCGTCTTTCTTCATCAGTTTGCGGAGGAAATGCCTCCGGGCGGGGCCAAGGCCATGATCGCAGACGGCTGCCTGGACGGAGTGGACGAAGTGTACGGTGCGCACGTATGGTCTTCAGAGACGTATGGAACCATTGGCGTCACGGACGGCTACGCCATGGCGTCAGGCGACGGCTTCGAGATCGAAGTTTCGGGACGTGGCGGGCACGGCGCCCAGCCCCATCTCACGGTCGATCCGCTCGTCGCTGGCTGCCAGCTGGTCGTCAATCTGCAGCAGATCGTCAGCCGCCAAGTCAATCCCATCGAAGCTGCCGTCTTGTCTGTGGGATCCATCCACAGCGGGCTGGCTGCCAATGTCATTCCCGACACATGCCGGATCAGCGGGACGGTGCGGACCTTCAATCGGGACGTGCGGACGTTCATCGAACAGCAAATCCGGCAGATCACAGCGGCGACGTGCGAAGCGGCCGGAGCCGTCGGTACCGTGCACTATCGGACAGGATACGATGCGGTGTGGAATCATCCACAGCAGACCGGGTACATCCGACGTCTGGCGCAGCAGCTGGTGGGGGAAGAAAACGTCAAGGCGCTGCAACCGAGCATGGCGGGTGAAGATTTTTCCTGCTACCTGCAAAAGGTACCCGGCACCTTCTTCTTCGTAGGGGGAGGAAACCCGCAGATCGGTGCCGTCTATCCACATCACCATCCGATGTTTGACGTCGATGAACGGTCGATGCTGCTGATCGGCAAAGTGTTCCTTTCTGCAGTATGGGGAGGAGGGGCATCCGAAGCTTCTCCTGTGGCAGTAGAGTCTGGCTTGCAAGCGTAAAGACAGGAAAGACGCCAGCTCGGGTTTTCGTTTTCGGATGGATATGGCTCCCTTCATACCTTACGAAAAAACAGACAGTCGGGATGACTGTCTGTTTTCGACTTTGCAACCACATCCGCTTGCTGTTCGCAAAAAAGGCGGTTCACAGATCTTGTCGACTCACCAGGTCCTCTGTTTCCTGGATCAGATCGCCCAGCAGACCAAGAGACTTCTCCAAACCAGCTTGATCTTCTGTGTCGAAGGTCAAGAGGGTATGGATTCGTGACGAGTAGCTGCTTGGCACCAAACGAAAGGAATCTGCGATGGCAACCGCACCTTTTTCGTTCATCCAGTAGGTTTCGTTCAGGGCGAACAGCACCTGGTTCAGGCAGGAGACTGATCGAAAGCAACATCCAGCGATGTAGGACAAGTCTTTTTTGTAGATGCCTTTCTTTCCGATTTCCAGGGAGAAGAGTGCTTCCCATAAAAATCTTTGGATGATCGCTTTCTTGAAAGCGAGCGGGTATGGGGTGATTCTGGACTTCATTTCTCCAACAATGCCGGAAGGGTCCCATAACACCTTGCACAACGCTACCTCCGCTACGTAGATCGAATTCACAAAACCATGAGGATGCCCGGGCTGGTAGTCGATAGTGATGTCCCCTTTGAGGCACTGATCGATGACGCCGGACACTTTCGCAAGATCACGATATAAAAGATCAACCGGTATCTGATTCACCTTCAGCCAACCACCGCCATTGATCCATGGCCCCCAGCCGCCAATTTCGGTTACGGGGTCATCCCGATGTTCGTCATCCAACAAGGAAGCTACCTGCCCGAGTTGGGCAATGTTTAATCCATGATTCGTGTCATAATAGATGCCGATATCAATGTCGGAGGTGGGATTTTCTGTCCCTCTTGCTCTTGATCCGCCTAGAACCAGAGCACGTACACCTTCCACCTGCTTCAGAGCATCCAGCACCTTGGATATGATCAATGGAGCATTCATGCCTGCCCACTCCTTCCCGATGAACTTATGGCTTGAACGTTTGCTTTACACTCCCTTTGCCATCGCTCACCGCTACCTCGGCCCAGGCTCCGTTGATCAACGTGATTTGCGGCGGAACATGGCCAAAGTCCACATCGTAGATGACGGGAACCTGCAACTCCTCTGAAAGTTCATGGTACACATCTTCTGCCGTATAATCGTCAACCGGCTGATTGGCAGCGCTTCGGCCAAACAAAACGCCGCTGCAGTGATCGAACCAACCGGCCAGCTTCATTTGAACCAGCGACCTGCGCAAATCCGTCTTGGATAACTCACAGTTCTCGAAGTACCACAAAACCGGCTTTTGCCGAATCGTTTCCTTTTGAAAGCGCCGGACATCTCCGAATGGGGTGCCCGCCAAATGCCGGATGACGTCGACACACCCTCCGAGAAGGCGCCCTTGAATGCTGACCCGCGAGTGTGGAGCGACACTCCAGTATGTTTGTTCCGTCAAATGAAACACACACGGGGAAGGATTCGCATGCTGCCATTCCTTTTGATAAAGCTGTGAGGAATGCTGGACGATCGACTCACCTGGTTTCGTCGCCAAGACAGAAGTCCACATCACCGTTGTGGGATCGGCGTACTCTCCTCGCAAATCGATGAGATTCGCACCGTGGGCGGTCGCGATGCCCGTTTTCAAGGTAGTGGCCAAGAGTAGAGCACTTACGTCCGAATAGCCGAGAATCCACTTGCACGGCATGTTTTCAAATTCGATGAACTCGAGGATTTCAAGCAGGAGCTCGCCACCCCAAGGCGGGATGATCAGATGGATCCGTTCATCGTGCATCATTTGATTGAATTCGGCTGCTCGCCATGGAGCGGGAGCCGATTTGGCTTTCTTTTGCGTCCAGGCGGTTTCTCCGCAAAGGACGTTGAAGCCCATCGCTTCCATGCGGCTGCTTGCCTGTTCCAGCAAATGATGCAGTTCCTTTCTCACACCGGAAGAGGGCGCGGTCACCCCAATCGTTGCCCCTGCCGCTGCTATCGGATATCGAATCATGCCTATCATTCTCTCTGATTACCAGCATTTTACGGAAAATTGGGCCCGTAAGCAATCCTCTTGTTACGGACTGGACAGTTGCGAGGTGGACTTTCTTTTTCCAAAACAGGTACAATCAACTCGAGAGTCGAAAGCAAGCCGATCTACAGGAGGCGAAACCGTATGAGCGATACGAACATGAATGTTGAATTGGCTACCTTTGCAGGCGGATGCTTCTGGTGCATGGTGAGCCCGTTTGATAAAATGCCGGGCATTCAGAAGGTCGTTTCCGGCTATACAGGAGGCAACGTCGAAAATCCGACGTACGAACAAGTCTGTTCGGGAACGACCGGACACTATGAGGCCGTCCAGATTACCTACCATCCTTCTGTCATCACCTATGCGGAGCTGCTGGAGATGTTTTGGCGGCAGATTGACCCTACGGATGCGGGTGGTCAATTTGCTGACCGTGGACAATCGTATGCACCCGCCATTTTTTATCACGATGAAAACCAGAAGCGTTTGGCGGAGGAGTCCAAGCAGCGTCTCGCAGAAAGCGGACGCTTTTCAAAACCGATCGTGACTCCGATCCTGCCGGCCCAGCCGTTTTACCCGGCGGAAGAATATCATCAGGAATATTACAAAAAAAATCCGCTCCGCTATCAGTACTATCGAGCCGCTTCAGGGCGGGGGAATTTTTTAAAGGAAGCGTGGAAGGATCGGGCGAAGCAAGAAGAGCTGAAGCAACGTCTGACTCCGCTGCAATACGAGGTCACGCAAAACAACGGTACGGAACGGCCTTTTGCCAACGAATTCTGGGATCACAAGGGGGAAGGAATCTACGTCGATATCGTGTCAAACGAACCTCTGTTCAGCTCGTTGGACAAGTTTGATTCCGGCTGCGGTTGGCCTTCCTTTACGAAACCGATCGACCAGCAAGCCGTAACCGAACATATCGATTTGACCCATAACATGATTCGTACGGAGGTGCGCAGCAAGGAAGCGGATTCCCATCTCGGCCACGTATTCGACGATGGCCCGGACGAAACGGGACTCCGCTACTGCATCAACTCGGCTGCCCTCCGGTTCATTCCGAAAGACCGACTGGAAGAGGAAGGGTTTGGGGAATACCTGCGCCTGTTTGAAAAGTGACCGTCTGGCCGTCTGCTCTGAAGATGCGAGCAGGCGGTTTTTTTGTATGTCAAGCAAAATGAAGGATTCGGTAAAAACTATCGCGGCATAGGCAATAAGTATAGAGCGAATTGTGTAATAGTATAGAATAGTAAAAAGATGTGCAGTATAATGAAAAAAATTCAACACAGACAAAATAGAGAGTGGAGAGAGTCGCCATGAGTACTGTTGAAAAAATCAGTAAGTTTGTAGGAGGAACGTTTTCCGTCTGGGTCATCTTATTTGCCATTCTAGGGTTTTTCTTACCGGAAGCGTTCGTAGGGGGGAAAGGGTACATCTCTTTGCTCCTGGGCATCATCATGTTCGGGATGGGACTGACTCTGTCTGCGGATGATTTCCGTGAAGTGTTTCGACGTCCGGTCCATGTGGTGATCGGGGTGGTCGGCCACTACCTGATCATGCCATCGCTCGCCTTTATTCTGGCCGTCGCGCTTCAGCTTCCGCCGGATATTGCGGTAGGGGTCATTTTGGTAGGATGCTGCCCGAGCGGTACCGCATCCAACGTCATGACGTACTTGTCCAAAGGCGATGTGGCGCTCGGCGTATCGATCGCGGCGGTATCGACCTTGATCGCGCCGCTGGCTACACCGGCCCTTATCTCGCTGCTCGCGGGACAATGGATGCATATCGACACCAAGGCGTTGTTCATGGACATCGTGACCGTCGTGATTGTGCCGATCGTGTTGGGGGTCATCGTCAAGGCCCTGTTTAAAAGACAAGCGGCGGCCAGCGCGAAAGCATTGCCGCTCGTTTCGACCATTGCCATCGTCCTGATCGTAGCCATCGTCGTTGCCATCAACAAAGGGAAAATTCTCGAGACAGGTCTGATCATCTTTGCTGTCGTGATTTTGCACAACGTGCTTGGTTACCTCTTGGGCTACGGTTTCGCCAAACTGTTCGGTTTGAATCTGGCGAAAAGAAAGGCCGTGACCCTGGAGACCGGGATGCAAAACTCCGGCCTGGGTGCAGCCCTGGCAGCCGCGCACTTCAACCCGATCGCCGCTGTACCAAGCGCCATTTTCAGCGTTTGGCACAACATTTCCGGGTCAGTCCTGGCGACGTGGTTTGCGAAAAAAGAAGAAAAATAGCACGAAAACCGACCTCGCTTTTCTCCACATGGCTGGAGGGAACCGAGGTTTTTCTTTGTTCGACGGATTGCTGCCGATCATGATACGGTTGGCTTGCCTTTTCGCTGAAAAAGTTAGAAGGAGACGTAACGAAAACGCCCGGATGTATGTCATAATGATTACGTACGCTATGGGTAAACCGCTACGAAACATCCGAAACGGGCAACTTGCATGCCCGCTCGAAAGGAACGACAAGATGAGAAGCCTACATCCCTCCTTGAAAAAGCAATTCCTCCTGTTCTTCTCTGCAGCAGTACTGGTGACCGGCTGCAGCAGTGCAACAGCGCCTGACCAGCCGGAGTCGACTGCTCCGAACGCGCCGACCGGACAGACCGAGCCGAGCCAGCCAACGGGCGAAGCCTCGAAGCCCGCCGAGACGGATTCAAAGCCAGCGGCAGAGGAGAGCAAGACGCCTGTGAAGGCCCCGGAGAAGACGCCATCGGCGAGCAAAGAACCAGCTGCGGAAAAACAGGCTGCCAAGAAGCCGTCCACGCCATCGAAAGAGTCGGAGAAGATGCCGGATCTGGAAGTGGTCGCGGAGCCCCAGAGCATGACCGTGCTTGTAAACAAGCAACGCCAACTTCCGGACAATTATCAGCCGACTGATTTGGTCTATCCGAATGTCCCTTATTTGCTGCCGGCGAAAAGCGAAAAACGGCAAATGCGCAAAGAAGCGGCGGAAGCGCTCGAAAAGCTGTTCGCAGCCGCAAAAGCAGACGGCGTGTCACTGGCCGGCGTCTCTGCGTACAGGTCGCACGCCTATCAAAAGGCGTTGTTCAACCGCTACGTTCAAAAAGATGGGTTGGAGAAGGCACGGACGTACAGCGCTGTGCCGGGGACAAGCGAGCATGAGACGGGGCTGGCTATCGATGTCTCCGGAAGCGATGGAAAATGCGCGGCCACGAGCTGCTTTGCCGGCACCAAAGAAGCGAACTGGCTGGCCCAGCACGCTCAGGAATACGGCTTCATTATCCGCTACCCGGAAGGAAAAGACGAGATCACCGGCTACATGTACGAGCCGTGGCATCTGCGTTACGTAGGCACGGAGGTCGCCCGGGCGATCAGCGAGAAAGGCATTACTTTGGAAGAGTATTTCGGCGTCGCTCCGGTGTCGTCGGAGAAAAAGGAATAGGACCGGCAACCAGCCCTGTTTTGTCATCGTTTGTGACAGAACGGGGCTGGTCTCTGTAAAAGACAGTTTTTTATTTCGTATATTGTTGTAAAATATTGGCAATATCGCAAACAGGAGATTAGGCAAATGATGGTCATCGCTTTAGGGCTTGCTCTCGTACTCGCGACAGTTCAAGATCTTGGTATGCCCGGGCAATGGGCGATATTCCAGCAGAGTGATACGGAAACGAAGCTGACGCGATTCCGGGGGGAGCTTATCATGTTTCATCCGGATGTGCGGGATTTTCTCGTGAATAAAGGGTACGGAACTGTATGGAAGAGAATTGGCCAGACAGATGAAGAACTGATTCGGCAATACAAACTGGATCGACAAGTGCAAAAAGAATACAAGGACGGATTGACCAAAGAAATCGAGGCTGAATTGGTCAAGCGATACGGCTTGGAGGAGCCTCTTTCCCGTATCAAACAGTACGACCAATGGATAAGTGTGGAGCGGTTAGGGGCTGAGATCAGCGAGGTACATATCGTCACATTCATCGCGACGGAAGCGGAGGCCAAGATCGTGACAATCAGGGCGGGAAAGGAGTCTTCCGAAGTAAAGGAGGAAGAGTTCCTTCTATTGGATGAAGAGGGGATGAGTGAACCGTAGGGGATTCAACTGCATGAAATGCAAGCGAAACGGCCGCCCGGAATCAATGCCGGACGGCCGCTGCCACGTTCCATTACTATTGCTCGTTCAATCTTTCTTCCAGTCGGTCCCATGTTTCGGTGATTCCTTGGAGCATGCCCATGTCCATGACGGATTTGAGAGCTTCTGCCGACACGTATTCGGCACGGTTGACCAGTTTGGTCTTGCCACCCAGATCGATGAATTCCAGTGTGATTTCCGTACTAGGCATGGATTCGTTCACATTCCCTTCGGCATCCGAAAAGAAATCGGTGTAAACGATTTTATCCGGCTCGACAATCTCTTTGTATACGCCTTTGCCCCAGGATTCCATTCCGAAAAATTCGCCCTGGTCCTGATCGACGCACTTCATGCAGTAGTGCCAGACGCCCCCCGGACGGAAATCGACCGTGCACACCGGAACCTCCCAGCCTCTAGGCCCCCACCAGCGCTTCAAATGCTCCGGTTCTTTAAACATTTGGAACACGAGATCACGCGGCGCATCGAAAACGCGCTCCAGCACCAGCACACGATCGTTCTCTACTCTCGAAACCATTGCGCTCTTTGACATGGCAATTCCTCCTCAGGATTCTTCATGATTTGTTGATGGTTCCTTGTTCTGCAGCTCCCGCAGATATTCGTCCAGATTGTCAAATCTCTCTTCCATCACGCGCCGGAACGACTGTACCCAGGAATCCAATGCTTGGAAGGGCTGGGGGCGTAGCTTGTAATACCGGCGGTTGGCCTCGGCCGAAACTTCCACAATCCCGCTGTCGCTAAGCACCTTCAAATGCTTCGAGGCTTGTGGCTGTCTCAATCCAAGACGTTCAGCGATTTCCCCCACAGTCAGGGGACCGTCACGCAGGAGCTCGACAATTTTCATACGATTCGGTTCGGCCAATGCACTCAGCGTTGTCGAGTCCATGTCCGGATGTTTTCCTGACATGTCATTCACCTCTTTACGTCATCGTCTTTGGGGGGCGTCTCAACTCCTTTTCCAAAAGGGTCATCTTTTTGTTGCATTAAATATAACTTACAAGGAATATTCCTGTCAAGGAATGTTTTTGCAATCCTGGATAAACAGTTCGGCGGGAAGCGATAATCCGCTCTTCGATCACGAAGGATTGTCAGATCTCTCTTCTTTCCTGAGTGGATGGACAGGTACGATCCGTTACACGCTTAGGAACATTAGGGAGCAGGGGCGGCGGACTGTTGACATAACGGACGAATTCGCCCAGAAATCAAGTAGAGGTAGCCTGTGGAATTTCAAATGAATGAAATCCAGCCCCTTCCCCAAATCGGTTCCGTTAATTTACGTAATATTTATTATGTAATCACTCAGACAAACCATCCCTTTCAAGCTGAGAACGTAACGCGTGCATTGGCAGCGAACGCGTACA
Proteins encoded:
- the msrA gene encoding peptide-methionine (S)-S-oxide reductase MsrA is translated as MSDTNMNVELATFAGGCFWCMVSPFDKMPGIQKVVSGYTGGNVENPTYEQVCSGTTGHYEAVQITYHPSVITYAELLEMFWRQIDPTDAGGQFADRGQSYAPAIFYHDENQKRLAEESKQRLAESGRFSKPIVTPILPAQPFYPAEEYHQEYYKKNPLRYQYYRAASGRGNFLKEAWKDRAKQEELKQRLTPLQYEVTQNNGTERPFANEFWDHKGEGIYVDIVSNEPLFSSLDKFDSGCGWPSFTKPIDQQAVTEHIDLTHNMIRTEVRSKEADSHLGHVFDDGPDETGLRYCINSAALRFIPKDRLEEEGFGEYLRLFEK
- a CDS encoding LD-carboxypeptidase, yielding MIRYPIAAAGATIGVTAPSSGVRKELHHLLEQASSRMEAMGFNVLCGETAWTQKKAKSAPAPWRAAEFNQMMHDERIHLIIPPWGGELLLEILEFIEFENMPCKWILGYSDVSALLLATTLKTGIATAHGANLIDLRGEYADPTTVMWTSVLATKPGESIVQHSSQLYQKEWQHANPSPCVFHLTEQTYWSVAPHSRVSIQGRLLGGCVDVIRHLAGTPFGDVRRFQKETIRQKPVLWYFENCELSKTDLRRSLVQMKLAGWFDHCSGVLFGRSAANQPVDDYTAEDVYHELSEELQVPVIYDVDFGHVPPQITLINGAWAEVAVSDGKGSVKQTFKP
- a CDS encoding amidohydrolase: MLPDLLSKLEDMYPELVKIRRDLHMYPELSHQEVDTPRKAADYLRALGLEVRTEVGGRGVVGILRGGKPGKTIALRADFDALPIRDEKEVEYKSRIPGVMHACGHDIHTAALLGVARVLSNVREELAGNVVFLHQFAEEMPPGGAKAMIADGCLDGVDEVYGAHVWSSETYGTIGVTDGYAMASGDGFEIEVSGRGGHGAQPHLTVDPLVAGCQLVVNLQQIVSRQVNPIEAAVLSVGSIHSGLAANVIPDTCRISGTVRTFNRDVRTFIEQQIRQITAATCEAAGAVGTVHYRTGYDAVWNHPQQTGYIRRLAQQLVGEENVKALQPSMAGEDFSCYLQKVPGTFFFVGGGNPQIGAVYPHHHPMFDVDERSMLLIGKVFLSAVWGGGASEASPVAVESGLQA
- a CDS encoding nucleotidyltransferase domain-containing protein; this translates as MNAPLIISKVLDALKQVEGVRALVLGGSRARGTENPTSDIDIGIYYDTNHGLNIAQLGQVASLLDDEHRDDPVTEIGGWGPWINGGGWLKVNQIPVDLLYRDLAKVSGVIDQCLKGDITIDYQPGHPHGFVNSIYVAEVALCKVLWDPSGIVGEMKSRITPYPLAFKKAIIQRFLWEALFSLEIGKKGIYKKDLSYIAGCCFRSVSCLNQVLFALNETYWMNEKGAVAIADSFRLVPSSYSSRIHTLLTFDTEDQAGLEKSLGLLGDLIQETEDLVSRQDL
- a CDS encoding metalloregulator ArsR/SmtB family transcription factor, translated to MSGKHPDMDSTTLSALAEPNRMKIVELLRDGPLTVGEIAERLGLRQPQASKHLKVLSDSGIVEVSAEANRRYYKLRPQPFQALDSWVQSFRRVMEERFDNLDEYLRELQNKEPSTNHEES
- a CDS encoding bile acid:sodium symporter family protein; this translates as MSTVEKISKFVGGTFSVWVILFAILGFFLPEAFVGGKGYISLLLGIIMFGMGLTLSADDFREVFRRPVHVVIGVVGHYLIMPSLAFILAVALQLPPDIAVGVILVGCCPSGTASNVMTYLSKGDVALGVSIAAVSTLIAPLATPALISLLAGQWMHIDTKALFMDIVTVVIVPIVLGVIVKALFKRQAAASAKALPLVSTIAIVLIVAIVVAINKGKILETGLIIFAVVILHNVLGYLLGYGFAKLFGLNLAKRKAVTLETGMQNSGLGAALAAAHFNPIAAVPSAIFSVWHNISGSVLATWFAKKEEK
- a CDS encoding SRPBCC domain-containing protein is translated as MSKSAMVSRVENDRVLVLERVFDAPRDLVFQMFKEPEHLKRWWGPRGWEVPVCTVDFRPGGVWHYCMKCVDQDQGEFFGMESWGKGVYKEIVEPDKIVYTDFFSDAEGNVNESMPSTEITLEFIDLGGKTKLVNRAEYVSAEALKSVMDMGMLQGITETWDRLEERLNEQ
- a CDS encoding M20/M25/M40 family metallo-hydrolase yields the protein MEKEQLLSRVKEMVPGAVETLKQYVSLPTVSAQHKAILETVDFVVNMIREAGGEVRVLDDLGGNPVVYAFFAAGEEGDATKTLLFYNHYDVQPPEPFDEWLSDPFQPVIADGKLFARGVADNKGDLVARLTAIQLLKSELGGLPCNIKFLIEGEEEIGSPNLEPYLREYKDLFAADACIWEFGGKDEAERISMVAGIKGMAYLELTCVGANIDMHSSVGAYVDNAAWRLVQALATMKNKDHEILVKGFFDGIEEPTDGEKQVVAQLPFNEEAVRSLYGLTRPLITAARGTDPREAMVFHPTMTICGLESGYTGEGAKTVLPKSAKAKVDCRLVPGQDPEHILSCIQQHLLAHGFDDVQATMINGQKAYRSDYHHPFVAHVLETARVVYEKEPVLAPNSAGTGPMYAFGEHLRLPIVSTGVGWVGSKAHAPNESIRLQDFEQGIAHLVLLLSGFSAALTVQDKVQA
- a CDS encoding D-alanyl-D-alanine carboxypeptidase family protein gives rise to the protein MRSLHPSLKKQFLLFFSAAVLVTGCSSATAPDQPESTAPNAPTGQTEPSQPTGEASKPAETDSKPAAEESKTPVKAPEKTPSASKEPAAEKQAAKKPSTPSKESEKMPDLEVVAEPQSMTVLVNKQRQLPDNYQPTDLVYPNVPYLLPAKSEKRQMRKEAAEALEKLFAAAKADGVSLAGVSAYRSHAYQKALFNRYVQKDGLEKARTYSAVPGTSEHETGLAIDVSGSDGKCAATSCFAGTKEANWLAQHAQEYGFIIRYPEGKDEITGYMYEPWHLRYVGTEVARAISEKGITLEEYFGVAPVSSEKKE